A single Candidatus Methylomirabilota bacterium DNA region contains:
- a CDS encoding selenium-binding protein SBP56-related protein, giving the protein MKRWTPLGALLAVAVTAGTVLAEPCLSPYVKRLAGPEKYLYVYSVDADAKDNDFLAVIDVSLASPTYGRVLTTVDIGSAGNEPHHMGFTDDRTKIWAGTLFSKRLFILDVASDPAQPRIVKTIDDITAVTGLHGPHTYYALPGRMLITFLSSADGNPPGGMAEFTNDGQLIRVFKNPANAPYAYDVAVKPEINRMITSGFTVLRNYSKPLAQWDMKDGGNALLVWDFKERKVLQTLVTDPVPLEVRWSLRPGRAYGWTNSALGDSIWFFSQGKDGRFSAKKAADLGKGCLPADLRQSPDDRYLYVSCFMKSEIQAWDVSVPDRPRLHDSVVPGVSPNMMHVTSDGKRMYVSNSLLSTMDYSGNFWVRLAHIGPDGRLKMDPFFDVDFTKFPSGPARAHDMLLN; this is encoded by the coding sequence ATGAAACGCTGGACTCCTCTCGGTGCTCTCCTCGCCGTGGCGGTGACCGCCGGCACCGTGCTCGCCGAGCCGTGTCTCTCGCCGTACGTGAAGCGATTGGCCGGTCCGGAAAAGTACCTTTACGTGTACTCGGTCGATGCCGACGCCAAGGACAACGACTTTCTCGCGGTCATCGACGTCAGCCTGGCCTCGCCCACCTACGGCCGGGTCCTCACCACCGTCGACATCGGCTCGGCGGGCAACGAGCCGCACCACATGGGCTTCACCGACGACCGGACCAAGATCTGGGCGGGGACGCTCTTCTCCAAGCGGCTCTTCATCCTGGACGTGGCGTCGGACCCCGCCCAGCCCAGGATCGTCAAGACCATCGACGACATCACCGCGGTGACGGGACTGCACGGCCCCCACACCTACTACGCCCTGCCAGGGCGCATGCTGATCACGTTCCTGTCGTCGGCGGACGGCAACCCGCCCGGCGGCATGGCCGAGTTCACCAACGACGGCCAGCTCATCCGCGTTTTCAAGAACCCGGCCAACGCGCCCTACGCCTACGACGTGGCCGTCAAGCCCGAGATCAACCGCATGATCACCTCCGGCTTCACGGTCCTCCGGAACTACTCGAAGCCGCTCGCGCAGTGGGACATGAAGGACGGCGGCAACGCGCTGCTCGTGTGGGACTTCAAGGAGCGCAAGGTCCTCCAGACTCTCGTCACCGACCCGGTGCCGCTGGAGGTGCGCTGGAGCCTCAGGCCCGGCCGCGCCTACGGCTGGACGAACTCGGCGCTGGGCGACTCCATCTGGTTCTTCAGCCAGGGCAAGGACGGGCGCTTTTCCGCGAAGAAGGCCGCCGATCTCGGGAAGGGCTGCCTGCCGGCCGACCTGCGCCAGTCGCCGGACGACCGCTATCTCTACGTATCCTGCTTCATGAAGAGCGAGATCCAGGCCTGGGACGTCTCCGTACCCGACCGGCCGCGTCTCCACGACAGCGTGGTGCCCGGCGTGTCGCCGAACATGATGCACGTGACGTCGGACGGCAAGCGGATGTACGTCAGCAACTCGCTGCTGTCCACGATGGACTACTCGGGGAACTTCTGGGTCAGGCTCGCCCACATCGGTCCGGACGGCCGGCTCAAGATGGACCCGTTCTTCGACGTCGACTTCACGAAGTTCCCGTCGGGGCCGGCGCGCGCTCACGACATGCTCCTCAACTGA
- a CDS encoding DUF465 domain-containing protein has translation MTQESLIERLMAENEEFRRLRSEHQSCDRELEALKGKAPLSAEQQWRITELKKLKLMAKDRMEAIIRHARVTA, from the coding sequence ATGACTCAGGAGAGCCTCATCGAGCGACTGATGGCCGAGAACGAGGAGTTCCGCCGCCTCCGCAGCGAGCACCAGAGTTGCGACCGCGAACTGGAGGCGCTGAAAGGAAAGGCCCCGCTCTCGGCCGAGCAGCAATGGCGGATCACGGAGCTGAAGAAGCTGAAGCTGATGGCCAAGGACCGCATGGAGGCCATCATCCGACACGCTCGCGTCACGGCCTGA
- a CDS encoding acetoin utilization protein AcuC, whose translation MKTALVHFDEYARFDYGPEHPLRMERLGLTWRLLEAYGLTTLPGSLVKAPAPAEEAALLAFHTEEYLSVLKAANTGRASAAVICRYGLGPGDNPVFPGLWDVARLAAGGSLLAARLVASGEVGRAFHFAGGLHHAMPDRASGFCYVNDAVLAILHLRAQGLRVAYVDIDAHHGDGVQAAFYRDPRVLTISTHERGDRLFPGTGFVEEMGEGDGRGYSVNLPLDMLTDSSIYLPAFEAVVPPLVKAFRPDVIVAQLGIDSHRTDPLTHLALDVQGFAGAVKRIVGLAPRLVALGGGGYDIGNVARAWTAAWAAMNEVELPPALPPAYLEHARGLRVKAVSLWDPPAVLEEPRRRLVQEYADRQVDAIQRLIFPRHGL comes from the coding sequence ATGAAGACGGCGCTGGTCCACTTCGACGAGTACGCGCGGTTCGACTACGGTCCCGAGCATCCGCTGCGCATGGAGCGCCTGGGGCTCACCTGGCGGCTCCTGGAGGCCTACGGCCTCACCACGCTGCCCGGGAGCCTCGTCAAGGCGCCGGCGCCGGCGGAGGAGGCGGCGCTGCTGGCGTTTCACACCGAGGAGTATCTGAGCGTCCTCAAGGCGGCCAACACCGGCCGGGCCTCGGCGGCCGTGATCTGTCGTTACGGGCTCGGTCCCGGCGACAATCCCGTCTTCCCCGGCCTCTGGGACGTCGCCCGGCTGGCCGCCGGCGGCTCGCTGCTGGCCGCGCGCCTGGTCGCCAGCGGCGAGGTGGGCCGTGCCTTCCACTTCGCCGGCGGGCTCCACCACGCGATGCCGGATCGCGCGTCGGGCTTCTGCTACGTCAACGACGCGGTGCTGGCGATCCTGCACTTGCGCGCGCAGGGGCTGCGCGTGGCCTACGTCGACATCGACGCCCACCACGGTGACGGCGTGCAGGCCGCCTTCTACCGCGATCCCCGCGTGCTGACCATCTCCACGCACGAGCGGGGGGACCGGCTCTTTCCCGGCACGGGCTTCGTCGAGGAGATGGGCGAGGGCGACGGCCGGGGCTACTCCGTGAACCTGCCGCTCGACATGCTGACGGACTCGAGCATCTATCTGCCCGCGTTCGAGGCCGTGGTGCCGCCACTGGTCAAGGCGTTCCGCCCCGACGTGATCGTGGCCCAGCTGGGGATCGATTCGCACCGCACCGATCCGCTGACGCACCTGGCCCTCGACGTGCAGGGTTTCGCGGGCGCGGTCAAGCGCATCGTCGGTCTGGCGCCGCGGTTGGTGGCGCTGGGGGGCGGTGGCTACGACATCGGCAACGTCGCCCGGGCGTGGACGGCCGCCTGGGCGGCCATGAACGAGGTGGAGCTACCTCCCGCGTTGCCTCCCGCGTACCTCGAGCACGCGCGGGGGCTCCGCGTGAAGGCCGTCTCGCTCTGGGATCCGCCCGCCGTCCTCGAGGAGCCGCGCCGTCGGCTCGTCCAGGAGTACGCCGACCGTCAGGTGGACGCGATCCAGCGGCTGATCTTCCCACGGCACGGGCTCTGA
- a CDS encoding ABC transporter permease, whose translation MSVLVEGLRQALGLLVGGDVEIWSILWLSLLVSGSATLVALLMGIPLGVLLALNRFPGRRLVVSAVNTGMGLPPVVVGLFVSILLWRSGPFGDLEILYTPAAIVIAQAVIASPIVTGITLAAVQHVPEAFRLQLLGLGASRTQMVWVVLREARLPMLAAVMAGFGGVISEIGASMMVGGNIKGQTRTLTTAMVLETNKGNFDIAIALAILLLVLVFAVSWALTSIQQRRAS comes from the coding sequence GTGAGCGTGCTGGTCGAGGGGCTTCGCCAGGCGCTCGGGCTGCTGGTCGGCGGCGATGTCGAGATCTGGTCGATCCTGTGGCTGTCGCTCCTCGTGTCGGGGTCCGCGACCCTGGTGGCGCTCCTGATGGGGATTCCGCTGGGCGTGCTGCTGGCGCTGAACCGCTTCCCCGGCCGCCGGCTCGTCGTCAGCGCCGTGAACACCGGGATGGGTCTGCCGCCGGTCGTGGTCGGGCTCTTCGTCTCCATCCTGCTCTGGCGAAGCGGACCGTTCGGCGACCTCGAGATCCTCTACACGCCGGCGGCCATCGTCATCGCGCAGGCCGTGATCGCCTCGCCCATCGTCACCGGGATCACGCTGGCGGCCGTGCAGCACGTGCCCGAAGCGTTCCGGCTGCAGCTGCTGGGCCTGGGCGCCTCGCGGACCCAGATGGTGTGGGTCGTGCTCCGCGAGGCGCGGCTGCCCATGCTGGCGGCGGTGATGGCCGGTTTCGGCGGCGTGATCTCGGAGATCGGCGCTTCGATGATGGTCGGCGGCAACATCAAGGGCCAGACGCGCACCCTGACGACGGCGATGGTGCTGGAGACCAACAAAGGCAACTTCGACATCGCCATCGCGCTGGCGATCCTGCTGCTGGTGCTCGTCTTCGCGGTGAGTTGGGCGCTGACGTCGATCCAGCAACGCCGCGCCTCCTGA
- a CDS encoding ABC transporter ATP-binding protein encodes MSARSTILALRDIGVRYSPALALAIPALDVYAGEVMAIIGPNGSGKSTLLRILGLLQAPNRGEVRFRGEPVTVAGGLAARRRMAMVFQQPLLADATVADNVALGLAFRGVPAAERDARGARWLARLGVAELARRQARTLSGGEAQRVALARALVLEPDVLLLDEPFAGLDQPSRAALIPELGGIVRAEGVTTILVTHDRVEAQALADRVAVLIGGRLHQVDETARVFRAPASWEVARFVGVETSPGSS; translated from the coding sequence GTGAGCGCGCGGTCGACGATCCTCGCGCTCCGGGACATCGGCGTCCGTTACTCCCCGGCCCTCGCCCTCGCCATCCCCGCGCTGGACGTCTATGCGGGCGAGGTGATGGCGATCATCGGCCCCAACGGCAGCGGGAAGTCCACGCTTCTGCGGATCCTCGGGCTCCTGCAGGCCCCGAATCGGGGGGAGGTGCGCTTCCGCGGTGAGCCGGTGACGGTGGCGGGCGGGTTGGCCGCGCGCCGCCGCATGGCGATGGTCTTCCAGCAGCCGCTGCTGGCCGACGCGACCGTCGCCGACAACGTGGCGCTGGGGCTCGCCTTCCGCGGCGTGCCGGCGGCCGAACGCGACGCGCGGGGGGCGCGATGGCTCGCGCGCCTGGGGGTCGCGGAGCTGGCCCGCCGCCAGGCCCGCACGCTGTCCGGGGGCGAGGCGCAGCGGGTGGCGCTGGCCCGCGCGCTCGTGCTCGAGCCCGACGTGCTGCTGCTCGACGAGCCCTTCGCGGGACTCGATCAGCCTTCGCGCGCGGCCCTCATCCCCGAGCTGGGTGGGATCGTCCGGGCCGAGGGGGTGACGACGATCCTCGTCACCCACGACCGCGTCGAAGCCCAGGCGCTGGCCGATCGGGTGGCGGTGCTGATCGGCGGGCGCCTGCACCAGGTGGACGAGACTGCGCGCGTCTTCCGGGCGCCGGCCTCATGGGAGGTCGCGCGCTTCGTCGGCGTCGAGACGTCACCGGGGAGTTCTTGA
- a CDS encoding SCO family protein — protein MGGERRLAAGLLAGALLLAAPPPVRSHEPPAESRPVVPSPAANPSLAVIRPAPDFTLLDPQGRPVRLSELRGRVVLLSFVYTSCPSACPLITQRMALLQRRLAEARLLPARVSLVSVTVDPERDGPAALARHAKASGAHPEGWRFLRESTERLRPVLASYDEWTRRLPGGEIDHPARLYLIDRAGRVREIYSLALFDEYQALRDIRALLREPR, from the coding sequence ATGGGCGGTGAGCGCCGGCTCGCCGCCGGCCTCCTGGCCGGGGCGTTGCTCCTGGCGGCGCCCCCGCCCGTCCGCTCCCACGAGCCTCCGGCCGAGAGCCGGCCGGTCGTGCCGTCGCCGGCGGCGAATCCCAGCCTGGCGGTCATCCGGCCGGCGCCCGACTTCACGCTGCTGGACCCCCAAGGCCGCCCGGTGCGCCTGTCGGAGCTGCGGGGGCGCGTCGTCCTGCTCTCCTTCGTCTACACCTCGTGCCCTTCGGCCTGCCCGCTGATCACGCAGCGGATGGCGCTGCTCCAACGGCGGCTGGCCGAGGCGCGCCTGCTCCCCGCCCGCGTGAGCCTCGTGTCCGTCACGGTCGATCCCGAGCGCGACGGTCCCGCCGCGCTCGCGCGTCACGCCAAGGCCTCCGGCGCCCACCCGGAGGGCTGGCGGTTCCTGCGCGAGAGCACGGAACGCCTGCGGCCGGTGCTGGCCTCCTACGACGAGTGGACGAGACGGCTGCCGGGCGGCGAGATCGACCATCCGGCGCGTCTCTACCTCATCGACCGCGCTGGGCGGGTACGGGAGATCTACAGCCTGGCCCTCTTCGACGAGTACCAGGCGTTGCGGGACATCCGGGCGCTGCTGCGCGAGCCCCGCTAG
- a CDS encoding substrate-binding domain-containing protein → MGQGYRSIVGGLAALGVLVCGGAARADSKVVILSTTTSTQDSGLLDVLVPIFEGKTGLTLKTISVGTGQALALAARGEADVTLAHAPELEKKYVAEGRMLNRRLVMYNDFIIVGPEADPARIKGERRAVAALKRIAETGARFVSRGDKSGTHTLELNLWKQAGLPPAGPWYIESGQGMGATLGLADDRRAYTLADRATLLAFRKRVALEVMVEGDRPLLNVYSVMEVNPANGPRVNAAGGQAFADFMVSPAVQEVIKTFGGDRYGQALFVPIAGKKEEDL, encoded by the coding sequence ATGGGCCAGGGATACCGGTCGATCGTTGGTGGGCTGGCCGCCCTCGGGGTCCTGGTCTGTGGCGGGGCCGCCCGGGCGGACTCGAAGGTCGTCATCCTGTCCACGACCACGAGCACGCAGGACTCCGGCCTCCTCGACGTGCTGGTGCCGATCTTCGAGGGCAAGACTGGCTTGACGCTCAAGACGATCTCGGTGGGCACTGGCCAGGCGCTGGCGCTGGCGGCGCGGGGCGAGGCCGACGTGACGCTGGCCCACGCGCCGGAGCTCGAGAAGAAGTACGTCGCCGAGGGAAGGATGCTCAACCGGCGTCTGGTCATGTACAACGACTTCATCATCGTCGGGCCCGAGGCCGACCCGGCCAGGATCAAAGGAGAGAGGCGGGCGGTGGCGGCGTTGAAGAGAATCGCCGAGACGGGTGCGCGCTTCGTCTCCCGAGGCGACAAATCGGGCACTCACACGCTGGAGCTGAACCTCTGGAAACAAGCCGGCCTCCCGCCCGCCGGGCCCTGGTACATCGAGTCGGGCCAGGGGATGGGGGCGACTCTGGGTCTCGCCGATGACCGGAGGGCCTACACGCTCGCCGATCGCGCCACGCTGCTGGCGTTCCGCAAGCGAGTGGCGCTCGAGGTGATGGTCGAGGGCGATCGGCCGTTGCTCAATGTCTACTCGGTCATGGAGGTCAACCCGGCCAACGGCCCCCGGGTCAACGCGGCGGGCGGCCAGGCCTTCGCCGACTTCATGGTCTCGCCCGCGGTGCAGGAGGTGATCAAGACCTTCGGCGGGGACAGGTACGGCCAGGCGCTGTTCGTGCCGATCGCCGGCAAGAAGGAGGAGGACCTGTAG
- a CDS encoding ABC transporter ATP-binding protein, which yields MSERLQIRLVKRLPGFTLDVEWAAGDGVVVLFGPSGAGKTLTLQCLAGLLRPDAGRVVVDGTVLFDAGAGVELPPQRRRVGYVFQGYALFPHLTVAQNVAFGLRDLPRPRRDERVAGVMERLGLTGLERRYSGELSGGQRQRVALGRALAIDPALLLLDEPLSALDQPLRRALRDELRAILEHCGTAAVVVTHDFTEAYQLGDRVVVYDGGRVIQSAPRAELLWRPASEAVARIIGVRNILAGTVVKATPERIQLRWRGQLLESVNSPTRAYLPPPETPIAFFIRPEYVRLIRKDRGAPDPQHHMNLMSGYVVAEADLGTTWTLTIRLDEPGAPAQGDYDLEVEVPRLVYEILEIDRDRHWQLSVHRGSIQVLPA from the coding sequence GTGAGCGAACGCCTGCAGATCAGGCTGGTCAAGCGGCTCCCCGGGTTCACGCTCGACGTCGAGTGGGCGGCCGGGGACGGGGTCGTCGTCCTCTTCGGGCCCTCCGGCGCCGGCAAGACGCTCACCCTGCAGTGCTTGGCCGGGCTCCTGCGGCCCGACGCGGGTCGGGTCGTCGTCGACGGCACCGTCCTCTTCGACGCCGGGGCCGGCGTGGAGCTGCCGCCGCAACGGCGGCGGGTCGGCTACGTCTTCCAGGGGTACGCCCTCTTCCCCCACCTCACCGTCGCCCAGAACGTCGCCTTCGGCCTTCGCGATCTCCCCCGCCCGCGCCGTGACGAACGGGTGGCCGGCGTCATGGAGCGTCTGGGGCTGACGGGGCTCGAACGGCGTTATTCGGGCGAGCTCTCCGGCGGCCAGCGACAACGCGTCGCGCTGGGCCGGGCGCTGGCGATCGACCCGGCGCTGCTGCTGCTCGACGAGCCGCTCTCGGCCCTCGACCAGCCGCTTCGGCGGGCCCTGCGCGACGAGCTGCGCGCGATCCTCGAGCACTGCGGCACGGCGGCCGTCGTGGTGACCCACGACTTCACCGAAGCCTACCAGCTCGGCGATCGCGTCGTCGTCTACGACGGGGGACGCGTGATCCAGTCGGCGCCGCGTGCAGAGCTGTTGTGGCGGCCGGCGTCGGAAGCGGTGGCGCGGATCATCGGAGTCCGCAATATTTTGGCCGGGACGGTGGTCAAGGCGACGCCAGAGCGCATCCAGCTCCGCTGGCGCGGCCAGCTCCTGGAATCGGTCAACTCGCCGACGCGGGCCTACCTGCCTCCGCCGGAGACGCCGATCGCCTTCTTCATTCGGCCGGAGTACGTGCGCCTCATCCGGAAGGACCGCGGTGCCCCGGACCCTCAGCACCACATGAACCTCATGAGCGGGTACGTGGTCGCCGAGGCCGATCTGGGCACGACCTGGACGCTGACCATCCGTCTCGACGAGCCCGGGGCGCCGGCCCAGGGCGACTACGACCTGGAGGTCGAGGTGCCCCGCCTCGTCTACGAGATACTCGAGATCGATCGCGATCGTCACTGGCAGCTCTCCGTCCACCGCGGCTCGATCCAGGTCCTGCCGGCGTGA
- a CDS encoding LysR family transcriptional regulator: MKPRLKVWVVFAGRVKFGDGRARLLELVDDLGSFKKAVARMRMSYRNAWGYFRELEKAAGFRLLERRPGGGPRSGTRLTREGKAFLTRYWRFRRGLETVVDRHFHRSFGRGK; this comes from the coding sequence GTGAAGCCCCGGCTCAAGGTGTGGGTCGTCTTTGCCGGTCGCGTCAAGTTCGGCGACGGCCGCGCGCGACTCCTGGAGCTCGTCGACGACCTCGGCTCGTTCAAGAAGGCGGTGGCGCGGATGCGGATGTCGTACCGGAACGCCTGGGGGTACTTCCGGGAACTGGAGAAGGCCGCGGGGTTCCGGTTGCTGGAGCGAAGGCCGGGGGGGGGACCGCGGAGCGGAACGAGGCTGACGCGCGAGGGTAAGGCGTTCCTCACGCGATACTGGCGCTTCCGCCGGGGGCTGGAAACGGTCGTGGACCGCCACTTCCACCGATCGTTCGGGAGGGGGAAGTAG
- the modB gene encoding molybdate ABC transporter permease subunit encodes MSAENLDALALSLRVAVLATTVNALAGIPLAYVLARHSFRGRALVDLLVTLPLILPPTITGYYLIVLLGRRGWLGTPLYALTGWTVAFTWYAAVIAATVMALPLLVRTARAAIESVDRDLEKAAFTLGRPEWRTALEVTLPLARNGILAGLVLAFARALGEFGATLMLAGNIPGRTTTVPLAIYTAVQTGEMHDALLLVAALTALSCAVLVVAGRLGVRAT; translated from the coding sequence GTGAGCGCGGAGAACCTGGACGCGCTCGCGCTATCGCTGCGGGTGGCGGTTCTCGCCACCACGGTCAACGCCCTGGCCGGGATCCCTCTGGCCTACGTGCTCGCGCGCCATTCCTTCCGGGGCCGCGCGCTCGTCGATCTCCTGGTGACGCTGCCCCTCATCCTGCCGCCCACGATCACCGGCTATTACCTCATCGTTCTCCTCGGCCGCCGCGGCTGGCTCGGTACGCCCCTGTACGCGCTGACCGGCTGGACCGTGGCCTTCACCTGGTACGCCGCCGTGATCGCCGCCACCGTCATGGCGCTCCCCCTGCTCGTGCGCACGGCCCGCGCCGCGATCGAGTCCGTCGATCGCGACCTCGAGAAGGCCGCGTTCACCCTGGGGCGCCCGGAATGGCGGACGGCGCTGGAGGTGACGCTGCCGCTCGCCCGTAACGGGATCCTGGCCGGACTCGTACTGGCCTTCGCGCGCGCGCTGGGCGAGTTCGGCGCGACGCTGATGCTGGCGGGCAACATCCCGGGCCGAACGACGACGGTGCCGCTGGCGATCTACACCGCGGTCCAGACGGGAGAGATGCACGACGCGCTCCTGCTCGTCGCCGCGCTCACCGCTTTGTCGTGCGCCGTGCTGGTCGTCGCCGGGCGTCTGGGAGTTCGGGCCACGTGA
- the modA gene encoding molybdate ABC transporter substrate-binding protein yields the protein MARLGFVLLTLLVAAGSARADELTLSVAISMKEAVEEIGRRFVEGRPGLTLRYNLGASGELQKQIEAGAPVDLFVSAAQRQMDELERRGLIAGATRRLFARNVLVVVKPADSRVDLSKPGDLLGPRVGRIVIGNPKTVPVGQYSEESLRNLGLWERLHPRLVFAENVRQALDYVARGEVEAGFVYATDAAARADRVKEAFRPPEDTYRPIVYPVAVVAASNHQALGRAFIDVLVGPEGRAILARRGFQPPSPGVR from the coding sequence ATGGCTCGCCTCGGGTTCGTCCTGCTCACGCTCCTGGTGGCGGCCGGCTCGGCGCGCGCCGACGAGCTCACGCTGTCCGTGGCCATCAGCATGAAGGAGGCCGTGGAAGAGATCGGCCGGCGCTTCGTCGAAGGCCGGCCCGGGCTGACGCTGCGCTATAACCTCGGCGCCTCGGGTGAGCTGCAGAAGCAGATCGAGGCCGGTGCCCCGGTCGATCTCTTCGTCTCGGCCGCCCAGCGGCAGATGGACGAGCTGGAGCGGAGGGGGCTGATCGCCGGCGCCACCCGCCGCCTGTTCGCGCGCAACGTGCTGGTCGTCGTCAAGCCCGCGGACTCGCGCGTCGATCTCTCGAAGCCTGGCGATCTGCTCGGCCCGCGGGTGGGAAGGATCGTGATCGGCAATCCGAAGACGGTGCCGGTCGGCCAGTATTCCGAGGAGAGCCTGCGCAACCTCGGCCTGTGGGAGCGGCTGCACCCCAGGCTGGTCTTCGCCGAGAACGTCCGCCAGGCCCTCGACTACGTCGCCCGCGGCGAGGTCGAGGCCGGCTTCGTCTATGCGACCGATGCCGCCGCGCGCGCGGACCGCGTGAAGGAGGCGTTTCGCCCGCCGGAAGACACCTATCGGCCGATCGTCTATCCGGTCGCCGTCGTCGCGGCCTCCAACCACCAGGCGCTGGGCCGGGCCTTCATCGACGTGCTCGTCGGGCCCGAGGGGCGGGCGATCCTCGCGCGGCGGGGATTCCAGCCGCCGTCCCCTGGCGTCCGATGA
- a CDS encoding IS110 family transposase has protein sequence MNFPVGFDWASQEHAVCVLDATGQVCWQGRVEHSADGLAELLRQLARFGPPACLPVAIERPSGLVVDILMDAGHPVVPIHPNALKASRPRYSAAGSKSDPGDAFILADLLRTDGHRFRPLQPLSDATRALRALVRSRDDLVVQRGALANQLRALLERFWPGAAAIFADIATPIALAFLSRYPTPHSAERLGEKRLARFLMQHAYCGRRPVPDLLARLRTAPLAQTGELEAEASGEIVRALVAVLLPLVAQIQQLSAAIAAALPQHPDGPLLQSLPRSGSVNAAQILAELGDDRTRFPTNEQLAAEGGIAPVTRESGKHRGVAFRWACNKRLRQALTTFADNSRHGSPWAAAIYAAARRRGCRHPHAIRILARAWIRVLWRCWQNRRPYDVTLHRGAQRLAAA, from the coding sequence ATGAATTTCCCCGTCGGCTTCGACTGGGCGAGCCAGGAGCACGCCGTATGCGTCCTCGACGCGACGGGCCAGGTGTGCTGGCAGGGCCGCGTAGAGCACTCGGCCGACGGCTTGGCGGAGCTGCTGCGCCAGTTGGCGCGCTTCGGCCCCCCCGCCTGCCTCCCCGTCGCCATCGAACGCCCCTCGGGCCTCGTCGTCGATATCCTCATGGACGCCGGCCACCCGGTCGTCCCTATCCATCCCAACGCTCTCAAGGCCAGTCGGCCCCGCTACTCGGCGGCGGGCAGCAAGAGTGATCCCGGCGACGCCTTCATCCTCGCCGATCTGCTCCGCACCGACGGCCATCGCTTCCGCCCCCTCCAGCCCTTGTCCGACGCGACGCGCGCCCTCCGCGCCTTGGTGCGCAGCCGCGACGATCTCGTCGTGCAGCGCGGCGCCCTCGCCAATCAGCTCCGGGCGCTGCTCGAGCGCTTCTGGCCCGGGGCCGCCGCGATCTTCGCCGATATCGCGACGCCCATCGCCCTCGCCTTCCTCAGCCGCTACCCCACCCCCCACAGCGCCGAGCGGCTCGGCGAGAAACGCCTCGCGCGGTTCCTCATGCAGCACGCTTACTGCGGCCGCCGGCCGGTCCCCGACCTCCTCGCGCGACTGCGCACGGCGCCCCTCGCGCAGACGGGCGAGCTCGAGGCCGAAGCCAGTGGCGAGATCGTCCGCGCGCTCGTGGCGGTGCTGCTCCCGCTCGTGGCTCAGATCCAGCAGCTCTCGGCGGCCATCGCCGCCGCCCTGCCGCAGCACCCTGACGGCCCCCTCCTGCAATCGCTGCCGCGCAGCGGCAGCGTGAACGCCGCCCAGATCCTGGCCGAGCTCGGGGATGATCGCACCCGCTTTCCCACCAACGAGCAGCTGGCGGCCGAGGGAGGCATCGCGCCCGTCACCCGCGAATCCGGCAAGCACCGCGGCGTCGCCTTTCGCTGGGCGTGCAACAAGCGCCTGCGGCAGGCCCTTACCACCTTCGCCGACAACTCGCGCCACGGCTCGCCCTGGGCGGCGGCGATCTACGCCGCCGCGCGCCGGCGAGGCTGCCGTCATCCCCATGCGATCCGCATCCTGGCTCGCGCGTGGATTCGTGTCCTGTGGCGCTGCTGGCAGAATCGCCGCCCCTACGACGTCACGCTTCACCGTGGCGCCCAGCGCCTGGCCGCCGCGTGA
- the moaC gene encoding cyclic pyranopterin monophosphate synthase MoaC, protein MPRNASKAVRGLTHLSSRGDARMVDVSVKPETAREAVARAVLLMTPKTLRLVRAGNAPKGDVLGVARTAGILAAKRTHELIPLCHPLRITGIDIDFSDDVRRGQLTVEARVRTVDKTGVEMEALTAASIAALAVYDMVKAVERGVTIARVQLLEKSGGKSGRWKRGRGARRAAGG, encoded by the coding sequence ATGCCGCGGAACGCGTCGAAGGCGGTCCGCGGCCTCACTCACCTGTCCTCCCGGGGCGACGCCCGCATGGTGGACGTGTCCGTCAAGCCGGAGACGGCGCGCGAGGCGGTGGCCCGGGCCGTCCTGTTGATGACGCCCAAGACGCTGCGTCTGGTCCGGGCCGGCAACGCGCCCAAAGGCGACGTGCTCGGGGTCGCGCGCACGGCGGGCATCCTGGCGGCCAAGCGCACGCACGAGCTGATCCCGCTCTGCCATCCGCTGCGCATCACCGGCATCGACATCGACTTCAGCGACGACGTGCGCCGCGGTCAGCTCACCGTCGAGGCCCGGGTGAGGACGGTGGACAAGACCGGCGTGGAGATGGAAGCGCTGACCGCCGCCAGCATCGCCGCGCTCGCGGTGTACGACATGGTGAAAGCGGTGGAAAGAGGCGTGACGATCGCCCGCGTGCAGCTCCTGGAGAAGTCCGGCGGCAAGTCCGGCCGCTGGAAACGGGGCCGCGGCGCGCGCCGGGCGGCGGGCGGATGA